A section of the Trachemys scripta elegans isolate TJP31775 chromosome 10, CAS_Tse_1.0, whole genome shotgun sequence genome encodes:
- the DCTN5 gene encoding dynactin subunit 5: MELSEMLYNKSEYIETASGNKVSRQSVLCGSQNIVLNGKTIVMNDCIIRGDLANVRVGRHCVVKSRSVIRPPFKKFSKGVAFFPLHIGDHVFIEEDCVVNAAQIGSYVHIGKNCVIGRRCVLKDCCKILANTVLPPETVVPPFTVFSGCPGLFSGELPECTQELMMDVTKSYYQKFLPLTQVASVRA, encoded by the exons ATGGAGCTGAGCGAGATGCTGTATAACAAGTCCGAGTACATCGAGACG GCATCTGGCAACAAAGTCAGCAGACAGTCTGTGCTCTGCGGAAGCCAGAACATAGTTCTGAATGGAAAG ACGATAGTTATGAATGATTGTATTATTCGTGGTGATCTGGCAAACGTAAGAGTTGGACGCCACTGCGTTGTGAAAAGCCGCAGTGTCATCAGGCCGCCTTTCAAGAAATTCAGCAAGGG AGTTGCTTTCTTCCCTCTCCACATTGGTGATCATGTCTTTATAGAAGAAGACTGCGTTGTCAATGCAGCCCAGATCGGCTCCTACGTTCACATAGGCAAGAACTGTGTCATT GGTCGTAGGTGTGTTTTGAAAGACTGCTGCAAAATTCTAGCCAACACAGTTCTACCCCCTGAAACCGTGGTCCCGCCTTTTACAGTCTTTTCAGGCTGTCCAG GGCTCTTCTCTGGAGAACTCCCAGAGTGCACCCAAGAGCTGATGATGGATGTTACAAAGAGCTATTACCAGAAGTTCTTGCCACTTACTCAG GTGGCCTCTGTCAGGGCCTAA
- the PALB2 gene encoding partner and localizer of BRCA2 isoform X6 codes for MRAMDDPPVGKALTWQEKEKLKEKLAFLKREYSKTYNRLQRAQRAERVKNYVKKTVAEQNRLLRQEETENNTTELMAKQSPNGGNKPGTCRLQTNTCSDSGTEKKMSVTFKLEPEFFNNEVNLQENSLSENTNSDPENIPSDLMRSVIEENQNQLPRSRMTLVSEGRESACEVPPISAGETLDNQMARTEEPGSPVFKGRNTISNTKNKIQTPPRPVIVREEKGLTPQEPQVGDLQEMPEENVFLRVPKPLSYMSMGGNNVQQPDSPWAEVICDSYEPLPQCLVSDIPVSLENIENTGKELACIENQMDREELCRALDLTADNQSSPAGRSNPSTSESRPHNERNHNEANSSSPLNTDSLLDDVEEPLRNQEAQTEAGSPVLEKTPPAAESALSSCTMIEGLLFPVEYYVRTTRRMSNCQRKVDLEAVILSQLGRSRKGLRSKQKQINSDQLYQETTRSDVQARGTPFPFLGAESDPVSSSSSQKSLPPSDESSTSNGSLSQKTVISMKQAKGKSWRRGRGRWGSTCRPALNGSQARPETSDLNVLKENSHLLSNDSQREKENCEGDPERSPICKTRVLVPAAGEAPEAEMIDLIWPTEADLPDGSQTFSKCHQPPLEHIQNPLQGNSFLNPWDEAFPSPTRDLEANVNVSQADKQPVGHVRNQCVQKVCRAEQLPTVKESLPQHNLPTSSVKRKVRPGSKGKRGRSQQMDLEGPTPLGHLGLDPMAFDPPFRFQNEMLSVKWLPSKLDIKDFQLPDEEFGLLKFEKLQSCTMKQLEPFVPSGSEHWPQSAGDTVTLGDTRLKQVNTEGKSLENSFISPSKTMSPKQPHLEGQLHKKGLSPRELLLTPASTVSAGAINQLESQIHTPAFPVLGATPAILSLVHNETLPDTLSVLPLQVKTNLFKEPASHVVDGRECNNSTGALHSDSCRPGFDCRFDEAVALKEYQQPGNGSKECCSAENKLTAEQLAVALSDNLRDRSLQLASKLKNPSSSCAVDVSTVWWESAGCTELCIVTACETSISLWKPLASNQWSKVCTWHLTEIPVIQIVPLPDVCNLVCVALGDLEIGEIRLLLCSSEDGSLKQSLVKTGNIKAVLGLTNRRLVSSSGTLQDQQIEIISVSEAGRSNERQTLMPPEETILAFAEVEGIRDALVGTTAVNSLVVW; via the exons ATGCGCGCCATGGACGACCCCCCCGTGGGAAAGGCGCTTACCTGGCAAGAGAAGGAAAAG CTGAAAGAAAAGTTAGCCTTCCTGAAAAGAGAATACAGCAAAACATACAACAGGTTACAG CGTGCACAAAGAGCTGAGAGGGTTAAAAATTATGTTAAGAAAACGGTTGCAGAACAAAATCGATTGCTTAGGCAAGAGGAAACGGAGAATAATACCACAG AACTGATGGCTAAACAGTCTCCCAATGGTGGCAATAAACCTGGAACATGTAGGTTACAGACCAATACCTGTTCTGACTCAGGCACTGAGAAAAAAATGTCTGTCACGTTTAAACTTGAGCCTGAATTCTTCAACAATGAAGTTAACTTGCAGGAAAATTCATTGTCAGAAAACACAAATAGTGACCCAGAAAATATCCCCTCTGACCTCATGAGATCTGTTATTGAGGAGAACCAAAACCAACTGCCGAGGAGTAGAATGACTTTGGTCTCAGAGGGGAGAGAATCAGCTTGTGAAGTGCCACCAATCAGTGCTGGGGAAACGTTGGACAATCAAATGGCCCGTACAGAGGAGCCTGGGTCACCAGTATTCAAGGGGAGGAACACCATCTCAAACACCAAGAATAAAATTCAAACGCCCCCCAGGCCGGTCATTGTGAGGGAAGAAAAAGGTTTAACGCCTCAAGAGCCACAGGTAGGAGACTTGCAGGAAATGCCTGAAGAGAATGTATTTCTGAGGGTCCCCAAACCACTTTCATACATGTCGATGGGTGGCAATAACGTTCAGCAGCCTGACTCTCCATGGGCTGAGGTCATCTGTGATAGCTATGAGCCACTGCCCCAGTGTTTAGTGAGTGATATCCCTGTTTCACTGGAAAACATTGAGAATACAGGAAAAGAACTTGCCTGTATAGAAAACCAAATGGATCGGGAAGAGTTGTGTAGGGCCTTGGATTTAACCGCAGATAATCAATCATCCCCGGCAGGCAGAAGCAACCCTAGCACTAGTGAAAGCAGACCCCATAACGAAAGAAACCACAATGAGGCCAATAGCTCAAGTCCTCTGAACACTGACTCTCTTCTGGATGATGTTGAAGAACCTTTGAGGAATCAAGAGGCTCAGACTGAAGCAGGGTCTCCTGTCCTAGAGAAGACTCCTCCTGCGGCAGAAAGCGCACTGAGCTCTTGCACAATGATTGAAGGACTTCTCTTTCCTGTAGAATATTATGTTAGGACAACTCGGCGTATGTCTAATTGCCAGAGGAAAGTAGACCTGGAGGCTGTCATTCTCAGCCAGTTGGGCAGGAGCAGGAAAGGGCTGCGAAGTAAACAAAAGCAGATAAATTCAGATCAGCTCTACCAAGAAACCACCAGAAGTGATGTGCAGGCAAGAGGCACTCCCTTCCCTTTTCTAGGTGCAGAGAGTGACCCAGTGAGTTCAAGTAGTTCTCAGAAATCTCTCCCTCCATCAGATGAGAGCAGCACCTCCAATGGTTCTCTTTCTCAGAAGACTGTTATTAGTATGAAACAAGCTAAGGGAAAatcctggaggagaggaaggggtaGATGGGGTTCTACCTGCAGACCTGCACTGAATGGGTCACAAGCACGTCCTGAGACTTCAGATCTCAACGTGCTAAAGGAAAACAGTCATCTCTTGTCAAATGATTCTCAACGTGAAAAGGAAAACTGTGAGGGTGACCCTGAGAGGTCACCTATATGCAAAACAAGGGTGCTTGTCCCTGCAGCTGGTGAGGCTCCAGAAGCGGAAATGATAGACCTTATATGGCCAACTGAGGCTGATCTTCCTGATGGAAGCCAAACATTCAGCAAATGCCATCAGCCTCCATTAGAACATATTCAAAATCCACTCCAAGGAAATAGTTTCTTAAATCCATGGGATGAagctttccccagccccacacgAGATCTGGAAGCCAATGTAAACGTGAGTCAGGCTGATAAACAGCCAGTGGGACACGTTAGGAATCAGTGCGTGCAGAAAGTCTGCAGGGCTGAGCAGCTGCCAACAGTTAAAGAATCTCTACCTCAGCACAATCTCCCAACTTCCTCTGTGAAACGTAAAGTGAGGCCAGGATCTAAAG GTAAAAGAGGGCGCAGTCAACAGATGGACTTGGAAGGTCCAACTCCTCTAGGCCATCTTGGTCTGGATCCTATGGCCTTCGATCCTCCCTTTCGCTTCCAGAATGAGATGCTCAGTGTCAAGTGGCTGCCCTCGAAGCTGGACATCAAAGACTTTCAGTTACCTGATGAGGAGTTTGGTCTCCTTAAATTTGAGAAACTACAATCCTGCACAATGAAACAGCTGGAGCCCTTTGTTCCTTCAGGGTCTGAACACTGGCCCCAGAGTGCTGGAGACACTGTGACTTTAGGGGACACGAGACTTAAACAAGTGAATACAGAAGGGAAGAGTCTAGAAAATAGCTTTATTTCTCCTTCAAAGACTATGTCACCTAAACAGCCTCACTTAGAAGGGCAGTTGCACAAGAAGGGGCTTTCTCCAAGGGAATTGCTGCTAACTCCGGCAAGTACTGTCTCAGCTGGTGCAATCAACCAGCTTGAATCACAGATTCACACACCTGCTTTCCCTGTCCTGGGTGCAACCCCAGCTATCCTGTCACTGGTACACAATGAGACCTTACCTGACACACTTTCTGTACTTCCTTTGCAAGTGAAAACGAATCTCTTCAAAGAACCAGCCAGTCATGTCGTGGACGGGAGGGAGTGTAATAACTCCACAGGTGCATTGCACTCAGATAGCTGCAGACCAGGATTTGACTGTAGGTTTGATGAAGCTGTCGCCCTCAAAGAGTATCAGCAACCAGGGAACGGTTCCAAGGAGTGCTGCAGTGCAGAG AACAAACTGACAGCAGAGCAGTTGGCCGTGGCACTGAGTGACAACCTGAGAGACAGGAGCTTGCAACTGGCCTCAAAGCTAAAG AACCCCTCAAGTTCTTGTGCTGTGGACGTGAGCACTGTCTGGTGGGAATCAGCTGGCTGCACAGAGCTGTGTATCGTAACTGCTTGTGAGACTTCCATTTCCCTGTGGAAACCTCTGGCTTCCAACCAGTGGAGCAAGGTGTGCACCTGGCACCTTACAGAG ATTCCAGTAATACAAATTGTTCCCTTGCCAGATGTCTGTAATCTTGTGTGTGTTGCCTTGGGAGATCTGGAGATTGGAGAAATAAG GCTCTTGCTTTGTTCTTCTGAAGACGGCTCCTTAAAGCAGTCCCTAGTGAAAACCGGGAACATAAAAGCTGTTCTTGGTCTGACAAACAGGAGGCTGGTCAGTAGTAGTGGGACACTTCAAGACCAGCAAATCGAGATAATCTCAGTTTCGGAGGCAGGAAG AAGCAATGAGAGGCAGACTTTGATGCCCCCAGAAGAAACCATTCTGGCTTTTGCTGAGGTAGAAGGGATTAGAGACGCTTTGGTTGGTACAACTGCAGTGAACAGCCTTGTTGTTTGGTAA
- the PALB2 gene encoding partner and localizer of BRCA2 isoform X5 translates to MRAMDDPPVGKALTWQEKEKLKEKLAFLKREYSKTYNRLQRAQRAERVKNYVKKTVAEQNRLLRQEETENNTTELMAKQSPNGGNKPGTCRLQTNTCSDSGTEKKMSVTFKLEPEFFNNEVNLQENSLSENTNSDPENIPSDLMRSVIEENQNQLPRSRMTLVSEGRESACEVPPISAGETLDNQMARTEEPGSPVFKGRNTISNTKNKIQTPPRPVIVREEKGLTPQEPQVGDLQEMPEENVFLRVPKPLSYMSMGGNNVQQPDSPWAEVICDSYEPLPQCLVSDIPVSLENIENTGKELACIENQMDREELCRALDLTADNQSSPAGRSNPSTSESRPHNERNHNEANSSSPLNTDSLLDDVEEPLRNQEAQTEAGSPVLEKTPPAAESALSSCTMIEGLLFPVEYYVRTTRRMSNCQRKVDLEAVILSQLGRSRKGLRSKQKQINSDQLYQETTRSDVQARGTPFPFLGAESDPVSSSSSQKSLPPSDESSTSNGSLSQKTVISMKQAKGKSWRRGRGRWGSTCRPALNGSQARPETSDLNVLKENSHLLSNDSQREKENCEGDPERSPICKTRVLVPAAGEAPEAEMIDLIWPTEADLPDGSQTFSKCHQPPLEHIQNPLQGNSFLNPWDEAFPSPTRDLEANVNVSQADKQPVGHVRNQCVQKVCRAEQLPTVKESLPQHNLPTSSVKRKVRPGSKGKRGRSQQMDLEGPTPLGHLGLDPMAFDPPFRFQNEMLSVKWLPSKLDIKDFQLPDEEFGLLKFEKLQSCTMKQLEPFVPSGSEHWPQSAGDTVTLGDTRLKQVNTEGKSLENSFISPSKTMSPKQPHLEGQLHKKGLSPRELLLTPASTVSAGAINQLESQIHTPAFPVLGATPAILSLVHNETLPDTLSVLPLQVKTNLFKEPASHVVDGRECNNSTGALHSDSCRPGFDCRFDEAVALKEYQQPGNGSKECCSAENKLTAEQLAVALSDNLRDRSLQLASKLKNPSSSCAVDVSTVWWESAGCTELCIVTACETSISLWKPLASNQWSKVCTWHLTEIPVIQIVPLPDVCNLVCVALGDLEIGEIRLLLCSSEDGSLKQSLVKTGNIKAVLGLTNRRLVSSSGTLQDQQIEIISVSEAGRSNERQTLMPPEETILAFAEVEGIRDALVGTTAVNSLVVWNLKTGQILKKMHFGYSYPASICHRVYSDSGLLFVVLSHPHAKENESCGNPAFRMRVFNPKTARSTGVMFFSLPPGHSGRQVPQE, encoded by the exons ATGCGCGCCATGGACGACCCCCCCGTGGGAAAGGCGCTTACCTGGCAAGAGAAGGAAAAG CTGAAAGAAAAGTTAGCCTTCCTGAAAAGAGAATACAGCAAAACATACAACAGGTTACAG CGTGCACAAAGAGCTGAGAGGGTTAAAAATTATGTTAAGAAAACGGTTGCAGAACAAAATCGATTGCTTAGGCAAGAGGAAACGGAGAATAATACCACAG AACTGATGGCTAAACAGTCTCCCAATGGTGGCAATAAACCTGGAACATGTAGGTTACAGACCAATACCTGTTCTGACTCAGGCACTGAGAAAAAAATGTCTGTCACGTTTAAACTTGAGCCTGAATTCTTCAACAATGAAGTTAACTTGCAGGAAAATTCATTGTCAGAAAACACAAATAGTGACCCAGAAAATATCCCCTCTGACCTCATGAGATCTGTTATTGAGGAGAACCAAAACCAACTGCCGAGGAGTAGAATGACTTTGGTCTCAGAGGGGAGAGAATCAGCTTGTGAAGTGCCACCAATCAGTGCTGGGGAAACGTTGGACAATCAAATGGCCCGTACAGAGGAGCCTGGGTCACCAGTATTCAAGGGGAGGAACACCATCTCAAACACCAAGAATAAAATTCAAACGCCCCCCAGGCCGGTCATTGTGAGGGAAGAAAAAGGTTTAACGCCTCAAGAGCCACAGGTAGGAGACTTGCAGGAAATGCCTGAAGAGAATGTATTTCTGAGGGTCCCCAAACCACTTTCATACATGTCGATGGGTGGCAATAACGTTCAGCAGCCTGACTCTCCATGGGCTGAGGTCATCTGTGATAGCTATGAGCCACTGCCCCAGTGTTTAGTGAGTGATATCCCTGTTTCACTGGAAAACATTGAGAATACAGGAAAAGAACTTGCCTGTATAGAAAACCAAATGGATCGGGAAGAGTTGTGTAGGGCCTTGGATTTAACCGCAGATAATCAATCATCCCCGGCAGGCAGAAGCAACCCTAGCACTAGTGAAAGCAGACCCCATAACGAAAGAAACCACAATGAGGCCAATAGCTCAAGTCCTCTGAACACTGACTCTCTTCTGGATGATGTTGAAGAACCTTTGAGGAATCAAGAGGCTCAGACTGAAGCAGGGTCTCCTGTCCTAGAGAAGACTCCTCCTGCGGCAGAAAGCGCACTGAGCTCTTGCACAATGATTGAAGGACTTCTCTTTCCTGTAGAATATTATGTTAGGACAACTCGGCGTATGTCTAATTGCCAGAGGAAAGTAGACCTGGAGGCTGTCATTCTCAGCCAGTTGGGCAGGAGCAGGAAAGGGCTGCGAAGTAAACAAAAGCAGATAAATTCAGATCAGCTCTACCAAGAAACCACCAGAAGTGATGTGCAGGCAAGAGGCACTCCCTTCCCTTTTCTAGGTGCAGAGAGTGACCCAGTGAGTTCAAGTAGTTCTCAGAAATCTCTCCCTCCATCAGATGAGAGCAGCACCTCCAATGGTTCTCTTTCTCAGAAGACTGTTATTAGTATGAAACAAGCTAAGGGAAAatcctggaggagaggaaggggtaGATGGGGTTCTACCTGCAGACCTGCACTGAATGGGTCACAAGCACGTCCTGAGACTTCAGATCTCAACGTGCTAAAGGAAAACAGTCATCTCTTGTCAAATGATTCTCAACGTGAAAAGGAAAACTGTGAGGGTGACCCTGAGAGGTCACCTATATGCAAAACAAGGGTGCTTGTCCCTGCAGCTGGTGAGGCTCCAGAAGCGGAAATGATAGACCTTATATGGCCAACTGAGGCTGATCTTCCTGATGGAAGCCAAACATTCAGCAAATGCCATCAGCCTCCATTAGAACATATTCAAAATCCACTCCAAGGAAATAGTTTCTTAAATCCATGGGATGAagctttccccagccccacacgAGATCTGGAAGCCAATGTAAACGTGAGTCAGGCTGATAAACAGCCAGTGGGACACGTTAGGAATCAGTGCGTGCAGAAAGTCTGCAGGGCTGAGCAGCTGCCAACAGTTAAAGAATCTCTACCTCAGCACAATCTCCCAACTTCCTCTGTGAAACGTAAAGTGAGGCCAGGATCTAAAG GTAAAAGAGGGCGCAGTCAACAGATGGACTTGGAAGGTCCAACTCCTCTAGGCCATCTTGGTCTGGATCCTATGGCCTTCGATCCTCCCTTTCGCTTCCAGAATGAGATGCTCAGTGTCAAGTGGCTGCCCTCGAAGCTGGACATCAAAGACTTTCAGTTACCTGATGAGGAGTTTGGTCTCCTTAAATTTGAGAAACTACAATCCTGCACAATGAAACAGCTGGAGCCCTTTGTTCCTTCAGGGTCTGAACACTGGCCCCAGAGTGCTGGAGACACTGTGACTTTAGGGGACACGAGACTTAAACAAGTGAATACAGAAGGGAAGAGTCTAGAAAATAGCTTTATTTCTCCTTCAAAGACTATGTCACCTAAACAGCCTCACTTAGAAGGGCAGTTGCACAAGAAGGGGCTTTCTCCAAGGGAATTGCTGCTAACTCCGGCAAGTACTGTCTCAGCTGGTGCAATCAACCAGCTTGAATCACAGATTCACACACCTGCTTTCCCTGTCCTGGGTGCAACCCCAGCTATCCTGTCACTGGTACACAATGAGACCTTACCTGACACACTTTCTGTACTTCCTTTGCAAGTGAAAACGAATCTCTTCAAAGAACCAGCCAGTCATGTCGTGGACGGGAGGGAGTGTAATAACTCCACAGGTGCATTGCACTCAGATAGCTGCAGACCAGGATTTGACTGTAGGTTTGATGAAGCTGTCGCCCTCAAAGAGTATCAGCAACCAGGGAACGGTTCCAAGGAGTGCTGCAGTGCAGAG AACAAACTGACAGCAGAGCAGTTGGCCGTGGCACTGAGTGACAACCTGAGAGACAGGAGCTTGCAACTGGCCTCAAAGCTAAAG AACCCCTCAAGTTCTTGTGCTGTGGACGTGAGCACTGTCTGGTGGGAATCAGCTGGCTGCACAGAGCTGTGTATCGTAACTGCTTGTGAGACTTCCATTTCCCTGTGGAAACCTCTGGCTTCCAACCAGTGGAGCAAGGTGTGCACCTGGCACCTTACAGAG ATTCCAGTAATACAAATTGTTCCCTTGCCAGATGTCTGTAATCTTGTGTGTGTTGCCTTGGGAGATCTGGAGATTGGAGAAATAAG GCTCTTGCTTTGTTCTTCTGAAGACGGCTCCTTAAAGCAGTCCCTAGTGAAAACCGGGAACATAAAAGCTGTTCTTGGTCTGACAAACAGGAGGCTGGTCAGTAGTAGTGGGACACTTCAAGACCAGCAAATCGAGATAATCTCAGTTTCGGAGGCAGGAAG AAGCAATGAGAGGCAGACTTTGATGCCCCCAGAAGAAACCATTCTGGCTTTTGCTGAGGTAGAAGGGATTAGAGACGCTTTGGTTGGTACAACTGCAGTGAACAGCCTTGTTGTTTG GAACTTGAAAACTGGCCAGATTCTGAAAAAGATGCACTTTGGTTATTCCTATCCTGCTTCAATTTGCCATCGCGTCTATTCTGACTCT